Proteins encoded by one window of Arachis hypogaea cultivar Tifrunner chromosome 1, arahy.Tifrunner.gnm2.J5K5, whole genome shotgun sequence:
- the LOC112711014 gene encoding probable aspartic protease At2g35615, whose product MASTTTFFLYLIFLLCSTLNFIPLEAPPPDFSTKVTYDPDSDLYIASYSIGTPPQNVLAFVDTASDVIWTNSKTAFKSASSTTYGALPCDDKSFCQKLNQRTCKIRSNQNCTYKIKYSDQASTSGVISQDKFSFDAKVDVGILKFGYATDTSPNYFEGKDINGCLGLSGITPFSFISQLGIKKFSHCFVKTSSKSTTMYFGSKAVITAKDSIPLVDTKYYYVKLNGISVGNTIVNLTNQPGRIYVDTGATYSRLKKAVYDPFLKSIKEEVVKPAAKSPHDFLEFCFKATKAEVENLPKVTFQFADNKVNVSFVNGVTYLEFDGGVWCLAIIRSTDNESLLGNFQLANLNVGYDIGGKLISFTNMNC is encoded by the coding sequence ATGGCTTCCACCACCACTTTCTTCCTTTACCTCATCTTTCTCTTATGCTCAACTTTGAACTTCATCCCCTTAGAAGCACCTCCTCCAGATTTCTCAACAAAAGTAACATACGACCCTGACTCAGATCTATACATAGCTTCCTATTCCATTGGCACACCACCACAAAATGTCCTTGCCTTTGTTGACACAGCAAGTGACGTCATATGGACCAATTCCAAAACAGCATTCAAATCCGCAAGCTCCACCACTTACGGCGCTCTGCCATGTGACGACAAAAGCTTTTGTCAGAAACTAAATCAGAGAACTTGCAAGATTCGTAGTAATCAAAATTGCACCTATAAGATCAAATACTCCGATCAAGCATCAACATCGGGTGTGATTTCGCAAGACAAATTCTCCTTTGATGCAAAGGTCGACGTGGGGATCTTAAAGTTCGGTTACGCTACGGATACAAGCCCTAATTATTTCGAAGGGAAGGACATCAATGGTTGTTTGGGACTAAGCGGTATTACCCCTTTCTCCTTCATCTCTCAATTAGGTATCAAAAAGTTTTCTCACTGCTTCGTTAAAACAAGCTCTAAAAGTACTACAATGTATTTTGGTTCGAAAGCCGTTATAACTGCAAAAGACTCAATACCATTGGTAGACACCAAATACTACTATGTCAAACTTAATGGAATCAGTGTGGGGAACACAATAGTCAACTTGACAAATCAACCTGGAAGAATTTATGTTGACACTGGTGCTACTTACTCGCGGCTTAAAAAAGCGGTGTATGATCCTTTTCTGAAATCGATAAAAGAAGAGGTGGTTAAGCCTGCTGCAAAGAGTCCACACGATTTCCTCGAGTTCTGTTTTAAGGCGACTAAAGCAGAGGTGGAAAACTTGCCAAAGGTGACGTTTCAGTTCGCCGATAACAAAGTAAATGTTAGTTTTGTGAACGGTGTTACTTATTTGGAATTTGATGGCGGAGTTTGGTGTCTTGCCATTATACGATCGACTGATAATGAGTCGCTGTTGGGGAACTTTCAATTGGCTAACCTCAATGTTGGATATGATATCGGAGGGAAACTGATTTCCTTTACCAATATGAACTGTTAG